A window of Epinephelus fuscoguttatus linkage group LG24, E.fuscoguttatus.final_Chr_v1 contains these coding sequences:
- the cpb2 gene encoding carboxypeptidase B2 isoform X1 gives MKTLLILFVLMNLDKLLKTGDCTETEDEVLSITPKTQEQVDLLKNVSTQYETALWQPVSPHYITEETEVHLFVPGNSSKTVKDLLEKNAMTHTVLLANAKELIEMQTRYDSTDQRSSPTFYERYHSLEDIYHWINTTQQENPDTVKTIFIGFSYEKRPLYVLKLSLNSRPDKKAMWIDCGIHAREWISPAFCLWFVQYSLSFYKINSDITDILDNMDVYVLPVMNPDGYKVTWTTNRMWRKNRSLSNSSQCIGVDLNRNFDANWCTEGASNDPCTETYCGTFPESEPESKAVANFLRSHKDTVQLYLSIHSYSQMLLFPYSCTLEEAENHKDLLEMAQEAAQSIGRYHNNTYKYGPGGKTIYLAPGGSDDWAYILGIKYSFTFELQDRGRYGFLLPPSFISGACNEALIAVKTIALKVIEKTQAPTSSPQAA, from the exons ATGAAGACTCTTttgattctgtttgttttgatgaatTTGGACAAACTCCTGAAGACTGGAGACTGCACAGAAACAGA GGATGAAGTTTTATCAATCACCCCAAAAACACAAGAACAAGTGGACCTATTGAAGAATGTTTCCACTCAATACGAG ACAGCTCTGTGGCAGCCTGTGTCACCTCACTACATCACAGAAGAAACTGAGGTTCACCTGTTTGTTCCTGGAAACAGCTCAAAGACTGTGAAGGATCTGCTAGAGAAAAACGCCATGACACATAC GGTGTTACTGGCCAATGCCAAGGAGCTGATTGAAATGCAGACGAGGTACGACTCCACCGACCAACGAAGTAGCCCAACGTTCTACGAGAGATATCACAGTCTGGAGGAT ATCTATCACTGGATAAACACGACCCAGCAGGAGAACCCTGACACAGTGAAAACCATTTTCATTGGCTTCTCATATGAAAAGCGACCACTTTATGTTCTGAAG TTGTCTCTAAACAGCAGGCCGGATAAGAAAGCAATGTGGATTGACTGTGGGATCCATGCCAGAGAGTGGATCTCTCCTGCTTTCTGCTTATGGTTCGTTCAATAT TCTTTGTCATTTTACAAGATAAACTCAGACATTACTGACATTCTGGACAACATGGACGTCTACGTCTTGCCTGTTATGAATCCTGATGGTTACAAGGTCACATGGACAACA AACAGGATGTGGAGGAAGAACCGTTCCCTCAGCAACAGCAGCCAGTGCATCGGGGTCGACCTCAACAGGAACTTTGATGCAAACTGGTGCA CAGAGGGAGCCTCTAATGATCCCTGCACAGAGACCTACTGCGGTACGTTCCCAGAGTCGGAACCAGAATCGAAGGCCGTTGCCAACTTCCTGCGCAGTCACAAGGACACAGTCCAGCTCTACCTCAGCATCCACTCCTACTCTCAGATGCTGCTCTTCCCATACTCCTGTACCTTAGAGGAAGCAGAGAACCACAAAGACCTG CTTGAGATGGCCCAAGAAGCTGCCCAGAGTATCGGAAGATATCACAATAACACCTACAAGTATGGCCCCGGAGGAAAGACAATAT ACTTGGCTCCCGGTGGGTCTGACGACTGGGCGTACATCCTCGGCATCAAATACTCTTTCACATTTGAGCTCCAGGACCGCGGGCGTTACGGCTTCCTCCTGCCGCCATCTTTCATCTCAGGGGCCTGCAATGAAGCTCTTATTGCTGTGAAGACCATTGCTCTCAAGGTTATAGAGAAAACACAAGCCCCAACGAGTTCTCCTCAGGCTGCCTGA